The Dehalococcoidales bacterium genomic sequence GCGCTTCCTCCCCACCGTCCACCGGGGAAAGCTCCGCTTCCAGCAGAGACCGCTCGTCAATCCAGCCTTCACCGGACAGCAGGGCGGTCAGTTTTTCCTCGGCTTCGTCAATGCTAAGCTCGGTCATAAAACCCAGTTGACCCAGGTTTATCCCCACAATAGGGGTCAAGCCGGCGATTGCCAGCTGCGCCGCCCGCAAGATAGTGCCGTCCCCGCCAATGGTGATAAACAAATCGGTATCAGCCACCTTAGCCCTGCCCGCTTCCTCCTCCCAGGCGGAAGATAACCAGACAGCCAGGTGCCTGGCGCCGAGAAACTCCTCCAGCCGCCGGGCCATGGTGCGGGCGGCTTCTCTCATGGGATGGTAGAGTATTCCAATCCTTTTCATAACTATAACCGGTTGACCGGCAGGGACTAACGCTACCCTGAAACCCGGTAAGGTACGCTAACGCTAAACACGAGACAATTATAGCGCTCCGGATAGCTGCTAGTAAAGTCAGGCGTGATTTTTAGGTTCTGTTTGTATTTGGTTGGTTTTATTTGTCATTGCGAGCGCAGTGAAGCAATCCGCTCCCCGGACTACGGATTGCTTCGCCCTCGGGACTTCGGCGTGAGCTCAGTCGAACGCTGAACTCGGGCTGAAGCCTTCCGCCTGCGGCGGAATGGTCTCGCAATGACACCGCCAACCAAAACCGAATAAAACCCTTTTTTATGTCACTTGCTTTAACTGGTTGGTTATGTTAGTATTTTTTTGAGACGAGCATGACCACGGAAAAAGGAAAAGCACTAGAACTAGCGATTAGCCAGATTGAAAAGAGGTTTGGCAAAGGCTCAATCATGAAATTGGGTGAGTCGGTTGTCATGTCACCGGTGGAGGCTATTCCCAGTGGTTCACTATCATTAGACCTGGCCCTAGGAATAGGGGGTATCCCCAGAGGGCGGATTACGGAAATTTTTGGCCCTGAAGCATCAGGTAAGACTACCCTGGGGCAGCACATAATTGCAGAAGCGCAGAAACGGGGGGGTATCGCGGCTTATATCGATGTTGAGCACGCTCTGGACCCGTCCTACGCCAGGCGCTGCGGGGTAAATGTTGATGAGATGCTGATATCCCAACCGGATACCGGGGAGCAGGCTTTGGAGATTGCCGAAGCGCTGGTCAGGAGCGGGGCTGTTGAGATAATTGTCGTCGATAGCGTCGCCGCCCTGGTACCCCAGGCTGAAATTGAGGGGGAGATGGGGGATACTCATGTTGCCTTGCAAGCCCGCCTGATGTCACAGGCCCTAAGAAAGCTGACGTCCACCATCAGCAAAGCAGGAACCGCGGTAATATTCATCAACCAGCTACGAGAGAAGGTCGGTATTGTCTTCGGTAATCCTGAGGTGACACCCGGTGGCCGGGCGCTCAAGTTCTACAGTTCAGTAAGAATAGATTTAAGGCGTACTGACACCATCAAGCAAGGTAACGAAATGATAGGAACTCATGTTAAAGCCAAGATAGTCAAGAACAAGGTCGCACCTCCCTTCAGAAGCGCCGAATTTGACATCATGTTTGACCATGGAATAAGCCGGGAGGGTGATATTCTGGACCTTGGTGTAGAGCTGGGGCTAGTTAGCAAGTCTGGTGCCTTTTTCTCTTTTGGTGACACTCGCCTCGGGCAAGGCAGGGAGAATGCCAAGCAATTCCTGTCTCAAAACCCGGAACTTGCCCAGGAGATTGGCCAGCAGATTAAAGCCTCAGCAATCAGCAACCACGCTCCTTCAGGCAATAATTCAAATAACAAGAATTGAACTTCAAGAGCTAAATTCACAGTCCAATCAATAACTGAAAACTGAATATTTGTAGAGCTGAGGCATATTTCCTCAGCTCTATTTGTTTTAGGAGAGGTGCCAGGTCAATGCGCGAAATCACGGCTCTCCATAGCAGGAAAGACCGGGGGGGGAGGGTAAATATATTTCTGGACGGCAAATATGCCTTCAGTTTAGCCGCCGAGGTGGTGGCTCAGGAGGGGCTGCAGGTTAAGCAGGCATTATCGGCTGACCGGATTGAAGCATTGACCGGGGCTGACCGCCGGCAGCGTTGCCTCAATGCTGCCCTTCACTATCTCAGTTACCGGCCCCGCAGTGAGAGCGAGTTGAGAGAAAAACTCCGCCAGCGCGGTTTTACTGAGGATACCCGGGAAACGGTAATCTCCAGGTTAAAGACACAGGGACTGGGCGATGATATGGCTTTTGCTCAATTCTGGAAGGATAACCGGGAAACGTTTAACCCGCGCAGCCGGAGGCTGACCGTAATGGAGCTCAGGCGGAAAGGCATCGCCGATGATATAATAAACCAGGTGATTGATACCATTGACGATGAAGAGAGCGCCTACCAGGCAGCCCTGAGCAGAGTTTACCGTTTACCTCAGTCCGATTATCAGGGCTTTTCCCGGCGACTGGGCGGGTTCCTGAAGAGACGCGGATTCGATTACGAGGTGATAAACCATACCGTGAAACGGCTATGGCAAGAAACAAGTGACAACTCCTTATAGATAGGTGTATTTGCTCTTACTTAAAATCAGAAAGCGAGGTGAAAAATGCAAACAATTACCGTGTTACTAATAATCTCTGTTTTTGTTATCGGGGTGATACTGGGGGGGGCCTCTGTCTTTTTTGCCCGGCAGATGGTCATTAACCGCCAGCTCCGTAACGCGCAGAGGAAGGCCGCCAGGACAGTGGCCGAAGCCAGGAATGAAGCCCGGGAAATTATTAACGAATCCAAAGCGGAGGTAGATAAAGCTATAGCAGCCAATGATTCCGAATACCGTGAAAGGCGCACGGAACTACAGCGTCAGGAAAGCCGCCTCTCCAACAAGATAGAAACACTGGACCGCAGGCTGGAAAGCATTGAACAGCGTGAACGTAACCTGATCAACAAGGAAAAGAGTATCGATGCCATTCGTGCCGACCTCAATTCGATCAAAGACAAGCAGCTAAAGCAGCTGGAGATGGTTTCGGGCATGACCAGCAATGAGGCCAAGCAGTTTTTGCTGGAGAAGATAGAGGTTGAAATCCGGGATGAAAGTTCCCGGCGACTTCGGGACTGGGAAGAAAAGCTGAAAGAGGAATCTAATAAGAAAGCCCAGGAAATTTTATCCCAGGCCATCCAGCGTTCCGCTTCTGAAGTGGTATCGGAAACATCGGTAGTCAGTGTTCCGCTGCCCAGCGATGAGATGAAGGGCCGGCTCATCGGGCGGGAGGGCCGCAACATCCGGGCACTGGAGCAGGCGACCGGTGTCGACCTGATTATTGACGATACACCGGAAGCGGTGACTCTTTCCAGTTTCGACCCGGTAAGACGGGAAATAGCCCGCTTAGCCTTAAACAAGCTCATCATTGACGGCCGTATTCACCCGGCACGCATCGAGGAGGTGGTAGCCAAGACCAGGGAAGAAATAGAGGCCACCATGTACAGCGCCGGCGAGCAGGCGGCTTACGAGGTAGGAGTGCACGGACTACGCCCGGAGCTAATCAGATTACTGGGTCGCCTCAAGTACCGCACCAGCTATGGACAGAATGTTCTCACCCATAGCATCGAGGTTGCTTATCTGGCCAGTATGATTGCCGCCGAACTGGAGGCTGATGTCAATATCGCCAAGAGGGCCGGACTGCTGCATGACATCGGGAAGGCGATAGACCGTGAGGTAGAAGGCACGCATACAGCTATCGGGGCGGACCTGGTAAAGCAATGGGACAAGTCCCCCGAGGTTATTCAGGGTATCGTCGAACATCACCTTGAGACCAGCAATGTCAGCATCTGGGGCTATATCATATCAGCGGCTGACGCCATCAGCAGTGCCCGGCCGGGAGCCAGGCGCGAGTCATTAGAGAACTACCTGAAACGGCTGCGGGCGCTGGAGGACATCGCCAATAACTTTAAGGGAGTAGAAAAGTCTTTTGCCATTCAGGCCGGGCGTGAAATCCGCATTTTAGTCAAGCCTGAAGAGGTTGACGACCTGGGAGCGATGAGGCTGGCCCGGGATATCGTCAAGAAAATAGAGGAGGGTCTGGAGTACCCGGGGCAAATCAAGGTTATCGTTGTCCGGGAAACCAGAGCCGTAGACTTCGCTAAATAGGAGGTAAAGGTACGGGGGTAACCGTCAGCTATGACCTGGTGTTGTCCTCTGCTGGAGCATCGTGTTAATTCTAGCCATTGGTGATATAATCGGCAGGCCCGGCAGGCAAGCCGTAAATAAGCTCTTACCGGAGCTGCACAGGCGACACAAGTTTGACCTGGTTATCGCCAACGCCGAGAATATTGCCGGCGGCATAGGGGTGACACCACTGACGGCCAGAGAGTTGCTTGACGCCGGCGTTGACGTACTTACCTCAGGCAACCACATCTGGGCGCAAAAAGAAATCATTCCTTACCTTGATGATGAAAATATGCCTCTTTTACGCCCGCTGAACTATCCGCCGGGGGTACCGGGGAGGGGCTATCTCATCAAGAAGGATATTATGGTGGTCAATCTTATCGGAAGGACTTTCATCGGCAACTTCGATTGTCCATTCCGGGGCATGGATAAATTGCTGGCGGAGCTTAACCCCAGACCGCCGGTAATTATTGTTGACTTTCACGCCGAAGCAACATCAGAAAAGATGGCGCTGGGGAGATACCTGGATGGCAGGGTCAGCGCCGTGCTGGGCACACATACCCATGTCGGCACCATTGACGCCCAGCTGTTTCCCAGAGGCACCGCCTATGTCACCGATATCGGCATGACCGGCCCGGTTGACTCGGTTATCGGTGATGATACTGAATCAGTACTGCAGCGTTTCCTCAGCTCCATACACAACCGTCTATCCGTAGCTCAGGGTAAAGTAATGTTCAACGCGGTACTGGTTGAGATAGACAAAAAGAGCGGTAAAGCGACCCGTATCGACCGCGTCTACCAGGAGGTGGAATAATGTCCCAGGTTGACCTCCACATCCATTCCACAGTATCCGATGGCACCTTGAGCCCGGCGGAAGTGGTCAGTAGAGCCGCTGAGGCCGGGCTAACCGTTATCGCCCTGGCGGACCACGATAACCTTGACGGCATTGCCCCCGCCCTGGAAGCGGCCAGAAGTTTCCCTCAGCTAACCGTGATACCTGGTGTTGAGATCAGCGCCGACATTGCCACCGGCGAGGCTCATGTTCTGGGCTATTTTATAGATTATACTCACCCCGAGTTGTGCGACGCTCTGCAGACATTACGCGATTCCCGCCTGGAACGGGCACAGCAAATGATTGCCAAACTGGGGAGGTTAGGTCTGCCCGTTGAGTGGGAGCGTGTCAGGGAAATCGCCGGCAGCGGCTCCGTCGGCCGTCCCCACATCGCCCAGGCGATGCTGGAGAAAGGCTACATATCTTCCATGAAGGAGGCGTTTTCCGGCTATCTCGGCTGGGGCAAGCCGGCCTATGTCTCACGAAAAAAGATGAGCCCCGCGGAACTGGTAAAACTGATACTGCGGGCGGGCGGCGTGCCGGTGCTGGCACACCCGCTTACCCTTAATGAACCGGAGGCGCTGATTGTTGAACTGAAAGCCCACGGCCTGGCCGGTATCGAAGCTTACTATAACAATTACACCCCTGAAGAAATCAACCGACTGGTGACGCTGGCTGACCAGCACGGCCTTATCGCCACCGGCGGCAGCGATTACCACGGGCTGGACAACAGCACCGAGACCATGATCGGCGGGGCTGATGTCCCCATCACCGTGGCCGAGAAACTCTTTGCTTTAGACCAGGCCACCAGGCGGTCAAGTCAGCCAAGCCGTAACCAGAAAAAGTAAATGGGTATCGAGTTTGTCTTACTGGTTGCAGGCGCCTATCTGCTAGGCTCAGTGCCGACCGCCTATCTGATTGCCAAATGGAGACGGGGGATAGATATCCGGCAATACGGCAGCGGGAACGTCGGGGCGTCCAACGTTTTGTCTGTCGTCTCGAAGCGGTGGAGCATCCCGGTAACTATTTTTGACCTGGGGAAAGGGATGGTAACGGTGGGGCTGGCCCAGTTAATGGGGCTGGGCGTCATCCAGCAGATAATCATCGGGTTGGCGGCCATTATCGGACACAACTGGACAGTCTTTCTCGGTTTCAACGGGGGGCGCGGTATGTTCACTACCCTGGGTGTCCTCCTGGTACTGTCACCCAAGCTGGGGATAAGCGCTTTAGTCCTGGCTTACCTTTTTGCGCCCTTCCGGCAGCTATCCCTGGGAGTAACCATAGCCCTGGTCAGCTTACCGGTGGCAAGCTGGTTTCTCAGCGAGCCGTTCGGCATCGAAGAAAGGTCGGCCATTACCTTGGGTTACCTGTTGCTACTGTTTACCGCCATGTTACGGCGGTTGACGGTGCCGCGCGCCCCGATCAGCGCCGGGCTGCCAACCAGAGAGGTGGTTATCAACCGCCTGCTTTTTGACCGGGACATCAGAGACAGAAAAGCCTGGATAAGCCAGAGCCGCAGCCCGGAAGGCAGCAAGAAAAGCGCCGGTTAGTCAGCTATTCGAGCTGAAACGGCAGACCTCCCGGAGGCAGCACCGCGGGCAGAGGGGGCGGGGGCGGCAGACATTCTTGCCCAGACAGATCAGCAGGGCGTGATATTCATTGAACAGCACCGCATCCGCCGGTAAATTTTCCGTAAAGAGCGACTGATAATCCGCGTAGCTGTTCCCATCAACCGCCAGGCCGATGCGGTCGATAATACGGCGGGTGTAAGCGTCAATAACAAAAACCGGCTTGCCTACCGCGTACAGGATTATGGAATCAGCTGTCTCCTCCCCGATACCCCAGACCGCCAGGAGCTGCTGACGGAGCCGGTCAGTAGCACCATCGGAAAGCCTGCTCAGGTCGTCATCACAGTATTCCTGGAGCCAGTGCACCAGGGACTTGAGCTTACGCGCCTTGACGTTATAGTACCCGCAGGGGTGAATAAGGTCGGCAATTTCCGCCAGGCTGCGCTGGCGAAGCGCCCGGGATGACAGCGCCCCGGCCGCTTTCAGGTTGGAGATAGCCTTCTCCACATTACGCCAGGCGGCGGACTGGGTGAGTATTGCCCCCACCATCACCTCAAACGGCTCCTCGGCAGGCCACCAGTGCTGGTGGCCGTAGCACTCGATGAGGCGGCGGTAGATATTATCCAGTTGTTGACCGACCGTTTCCAGGGTCAGGGCAGGCAATCCATCAGCCATTTCAGCACCTGCAAGTCCATTGTTATCATAGCATATCTTGAGAGCCGGCGGAAAAGCTGCAAAAAGAAAGAGAGGGGCTATGCCCCTCTCCGAAATCTTTCCCTGCTAATGCCCGGCCTTGACCAAACAGGCAGCTTGTGTGTTTATCCCTCTCAGCCAGAGACCTTAACGCTTGGTGTACTGAGGCGCTTTACGGGCACGTTTGAGACCGGCCTTCTTTCTCTCTTTAGTCCTGGAGTCTCTGGTAAGCAACCCGTTCTGGCGCAGCACCGGTTTAAGGCCTTCGTCGGCAGCCAGCAGGGCCCGCGCAATACCATGAGAGATAGCGCCGCACTGACCTGATACGCCGCCGCCGTCCACCTTAACCGTTATGCTGTACTTGCCGAGAGTCTCGGTCAATACCAGGGGCCTGGCGATTGCCTGACGGTTGACCAGCCTGGGGAATAACTCCTCATAAGGAGTGCCGTTGACCACGATGGCGCCGCCACCCGGCAACAGCCGTACCTGGGCTACCGCCGTCTTGCGCCTGCCTGTCTTCTGATAGTATGTTTGCTTTGCCAAAGAAACCTCCCTTTTCCCTGCCTTTTATGCTATCCCTTCTCTTCTTTAGTCAGGTCAGTTTTTATCTGGCCCTGATAAGGATGACTGGTACCGGCGTGAATCCTGAGCCTGGTCATCATCCCGGCGGCCAGGCGGGTATGAGGCAACATGCCCTTAACGGCATGCTCAATCACCCGTGTGGGATAGGTCTGCATCATCCTCTCTAAACTGGTACTTTTGAGCGCTCCGGGATAACCGGAATGCCGGTAATAGAACTTTTGCTGCGCCTTCTTGCCGGTAACCCGCACCTTCTCCGCGTTGATGATAACGACATAATCACCGGTATCCAGGTGATTGCTGAAGATTGGCTTGTGCTTACCCATCAGCAGGCTAGCCGCCCGTGTCGCCACCTTGCCCAGGATTTCATCTGAAGCATCGATAAGGTGCCATTCCCGCTCAATATCAGAGGCTTTAGTACTATAGGTCTTTAACATTTATCATCCTCACAAACTAAGGTTACGGTTTTCAAACGGTCTCCTCGGCTAAAGGGCGGGGATAGTTTACCCGCGTCAGGAATAGCCCGCAAGCGGGGGCCGCCGGTCCGGCCAGACCGGGTCTTTTGGCAGCCATTATATCAACAAACCCGGCGACATCCATCTTACCCAGACCGACCCTGATTAAGGCCCCGGCGGTATTACGCACCTGATGAGGTAAGAATGAATTAGCCACCATATTAAATACGGCCATATCCCCGTCTCGCCTGATTTCCGCCCGGTAAACCCGGCGCACCGTGCTCTTCACCCCGGCGCCGGTACCGCTCATAAAAGAGGCCAGGTCATGTTCGCCGATAAGCGCCTGACATGCCTGATTCATCACCTCGATATCCAGTCGCCCGCCAACCCGGTAGGAAAAACCCTCTCTCAGGGGCGACCGTACCGGGCTATTAAGTATGTAATAGTCATATTCCCGGCTCACCGCCTGTCTCCTGACGTTAAAGGAATCCCTTACTCTATACGCCGTCCTGACCGCCACATCCGGAGGCAGATAATAATTCAGCCCGCTAATAAAAGTCTCCGGGGGATGGGGTGACGCTGTCCTGAAGCTGACCACCTGCCCCCGGGCATGGACGCCGGCATCAGTGCGGCTGGCTGAGGTCACCCGCGTCTTTTCCCCGGTAAGCTTCCGTAGCGCTTTCTCTATTTCCTCTTGAACAGTAGGCATATCAGCCTGCCACTGGGAACCATGGTAGCGGGTACCGTCATATTCCAGCACCAGGACGACCCTGGTAGTCACGGCTGAACCGGTAATCAGTCCCACGTCCGGAATATCGGCGGTAAGCACCATTTATTTCACCAGCTCAAGCTGGACCATCAGGGCGCCATCACCCAGCCTGGGCCCCAGCTTAGTAATACGGGTATAACCGCCGGGACGGGCGGAATATCTCTGGGCAAGCTCATTAAATAGCTTGTCGGCGATGTCTTCATTGAAGACAAAGGACAGTGCCTGGCGACGGGAATGAAGCCCGCCCCGCTTGCCTAACGTAATCATCTTCTCCGCCAGACCACGTACCTGGGCGGCCTTGGGCGCGGTGGTAGTAATCTTCTCATAACCCAGGAGGTCAGTCACCAGGTTACGATACATCGCCCTGCGGTAACTTGAAGTCTTGCCTGTTCTTGAACGTGCTGTTTTGTTACTCATTTCATGATACCCCGGTTATTACTCCTCGGATTCCATTCCGGCCAAATTTTCCTCATCATCTCCAATGTAAGAAGCCAGCGAGAGTCCCATTGACTCAAGGCGGTCGATTATCTCCTGCCGGGACTTTTCCCCGAAATTACGCAGTCCCAGCAGTTCTTTTTCCTCTTTGGCGATTAATTCGCCAACGGTAGTAATACCACCACGCCTCAAGCAGTTGAGAGTACGTACGGACAGGTTTAGCTGCTCCACCGGCATATTGTACTGCTCCTCATCAATAGTCAGACGAGCAGCCTCCCCTGAATCTTCCTGGGAAACCCGGGTAAAATTAGCAAACGCGGCGAGCTGCTCGCCCAAAATTTCAGCGCTGCGGCTAAGGGCGGTGACCGGTGATATCGTCCCATCCGTCCAGACTTCCAGGTACATCCGTTCCCGACTGGTCTCCTGACCGACATGGACCGGCTCAACGGTAAAATTGACTTTACGTGTCGGGGTGAAGATGGCATCTACCGGAATTACTCCAACGGCCATGTTCTCGCTGGACTCAGCTTCTCTGTAGCCGCTGGCCAGTTCCACGTCTAATTCCACATAAAGCCTGGCTTCAGCCGAATCCAGGGTGGCCAGATACAGACCCGGATTAGCGATTTCAAAGTCCGCCGAGGGTTTAATATCAGCCGCGGTAACCTGTTTTTCTCCTTCCGCTTCCAGTACCAGCTTACCGGGACGCCCTGAGATTGGCT encodes the following:
- a CDS encoding glycerol-3-phosphate acyltransferase, producing MGIEFVLLVAGAYLLGSVPTAYLIAKWRRGIDIRQYGSGNVGASNVLSVVSKRWSIPVTIFDLGKGMVTVGLAQLMGLGVIQQIIIGLAAIIGHNWTVFLGFNGGRGMFTTLGVLLVLSPKLGISALVLAYLFAPFRQLSLGVTIALVSLPVASWFLSEPFGIEERSAITLGYLLLLFTAMLRRLTVPRAPISAGLPTREVVINRLLFDRDIRDRKAWISQSRSPEGSKKSAG
- a CDS encoding RecX family transcriptional regulator, whose amino-acid sequence is MREITALHSRKDRGGRVNIFLDGKYAFSLAAEVVAQEGLQVKQALSADRIEALTGADRRQRCLNAALHYLSYRPRSESELREKLRQRGFTEDTRETVISRLKTQGLGDDMAFAQFWKDNRETFNPRSRRLTVMELRRKGIADDIINQVIDTIDDEESAYQAALSRVYRLPQSDYQGFSRRLGGFLKRRGFDYEVINHTVKRLWQETSDNSL
- a CDS encoding DNA-directed RNA polymerase subunit alpha, whose amino-acid sequence is MSHLVVPKVECIESGDNFGRFGAEPMEKGFGITIGNALRRVLLGHLPGAAVVSVKIEGIQHEFSPIPYVKEDVTDFLLNVKGLRLKPISGRPGKLVLEAEGEKQVTAADIKPSADFEIANPGLYLATLDSAEARLYVELDVELASGYREAESSENMAVGVIPVDAIFTPTRKVNFTVEPVHVGQETSRERMYLEVWTDGTISPVTALSRSAEILGEQLAAFANFTRVSQEDSGEAARLTIDEEQYNMPVEQLNLSVRTLNCLRRGGITTVGELIAKEEKELLGLRNFGEKSRQEIIDRLESMGLSLASYIGDDEENLAGMESEE
- the rplQ gene encoding 50S ribosomal protein L17, whose product is MSNKTARSRTGKTSSYRRAMYRNLVTDLLGYEKITTTAPKAAQVRGLAEKMITLGKRGGLHSRRQALSFVFNEDIADKLFNELAQRYSARPGGYTRITKLGPRLGDGALMVQLELVK
- a CDS encoding TIGR00282 family metallophosphoesterase, which produces MLILAIGDIIGRPGRQAVNKLLPELHRRHKFDLVIANAENIAGGIGVTPLTARELLDAGVDVLTSGNHIWAQKEIIPYLDDENMPLLRPLNYPPGVPGRGYLIKKDIMVVNLIGRTFIGNFDCPFRGMDKLLAELNPRPPVIIVDFHAEATSEKMALGRYLDGRVSAVLGTHTHVGTIDAQLFPRGTAYVTDIGMTGPVDSVIGDDTESVLQRFLSSIHNRLSVAQGKVMFNAVLVEIDKKSGKATRIDRVYQEVE
- the truA gene encoding tRNA pseudouridine(38-40) synthase TruA gives rise to the protein MVLTADIPDVGLITGSAVTTRVVLVLEYDGTRYHGSQWQADMPTVQEEIEKALRKLTGEKTRVTSASRTDAGVHARGQVVSFRTASPHPPETFISGLNYYLPPDVAVRTAYRVRDSFNVRRQAVSREYDYYILNSPVRSPLREGFSYRVGGRLDIEVMNQACQALIGEHDLASFMSGTGAGVKSTVRRVYRAEIRRDGDMAVFNMVANSFLPHQVRNTAGALIRVGLGKMDVAGFVDIMAAKRPGLAGPAAPACGLFLTRVNYPRPLAEETV
- a CDS encoding PHP domain-containing protein; translation: MSQVDLHIHSTVSDGTLSPAEVVSRAAEAGLTVIALADHDNLDGIAPALEAARSFPQLTVIPGVEISADIATGEAHVLGYFIDYTHPELCDALQTLRDSRLERAQQMIAKLGRLGLPVEWERVREIAGSGSVGRPHIAQAMLEKGYISSMKEAFSGYLGWGKPAYVSRKKMSPAELVKLILRAGGVPVLAHPLTLNEPEALIVELKAHGLAGIEAYYNNYTPEEINRLVTLADQHGLIATGGSDYHGLDNSTETMIGGADVPITVAEKLFALDQATRRSSQPSRNQKK
- a CDS encoding endonuclease, which codes for MADGLPALTLETVGQQLDNIYRRLIECYGHQHWWPAEEPFEVMVGAILTQSAAWRNVEKAISNLKAAGALSSRALRQRSLAEIADLIHPCGYYNVKARKLKSLVHWLQEYCDDDLSRLSDGATDRLRQQLLAVWGIGEETADSIILYAVGKPVFVIDAYTRRIIDRIGLAVDGNSYADYQSLFTENLPADAVLFNEYHALLICLGKNVCRPRPLCPRCCLREVCRFSSNS
- the recA gene encoding recombinase RecA, giving the protein MTTEKGKALELAISQIEKRFGKGSIMKLGESVVMSPVEAIPSGSLSLDLALGIGGIPRGRITEIFGPEASGKTTLGQHIIAEAQKRGGIAAYIDVEHALDPSYARRCGVNVDEMLISQPDTGEQALEIAEALVRSGAVEIIVVDSVAALVPQAEIEGEMGDTHVALQARLMSQALRKLTSTISKAGTAVIFINQLREKVGIVFGNPEVTPGGRALKFYSSVRIDLRRTDTIKQGNEMIGTHVKAKIVKNKVAPPFRSAEFDIMFDHGISREGDILDLGVELGLVSKSGAFFSFGDTRLGQGRENAKQFLSQNPELAQEIGQQIKASAISNHAPSGNNSNNKN
- the rplM gene encoding 50S ribosomal protein L13; protein product: MLKTYSTKASDIEREWHLIDASDEILGKVATRAASLLMGKHKPIFSNHLDTGDYVVIINAEKVRVTGKKAQQKFYYRHSGYPGALKSTSLERMMQTYPTRVIEHAVKGMLPHTRLAAGMMTRLRIHAGTSHPYQGQIKTDLTKEEKG
- the rny gene encoding ribonuclease Y → MQTITVLLIISVFVIGVILGGASVFFARQMVINRQLRNAQRKAARTVAEARNEAREIINESKAEVDKAIAANDSEYRERRTELQRQESRLSNKIETLDRRLESIEQRERNLINKEKSIDAIRADLNSIKDKQLKQLEMVSGMTSNEAKQFLLEKIEVEIRDESSRRLRDWEEKLKEESNKKAQEILSQAIQRSASEVVSETSVVSVPLPSDEMKGRLIGREGRNIRALEQATGVDLIIDDTPEAVTLSSFDPVRREIARLALNKLIIDGRIHPARIEEVVAKTREEIEATMYSAGEQAAYEVGVHGLRPELIRLLGRLKYRTSYGQNVLTHSIEVAYLASMIAAELEADVNIAKRAGLLHDIGKAIDREVEGTHTAIGADLVKQWDKSPEVIQGIVEHHLETSNVSIWGYIISAADAISSARPGARRESLENYLKRLRALEDIANNFKGVEKSFAIQAGREIRILVKPEEVDDLGAMRLARDIVKKIEEGLEYPGQIKVIVVRETRAVDFAK
- the rpsI gene encoding 30S ribosomal protein S9, whose product is MAKQTYYQKTGRRKTAVAQVRLLPGGGAIVVNGTPYEELFPRLVNRQAIARPLVLTETLGKYSITVKVDGGGVSGQCGAISHGIARALLAADEGLKPVLRQNGLLTRDSRTKERKKAGLKRARKAPQYTKR